Genomic segment of Xanthobacter dioxanivorans:
TCCCGCGCATGTACCGACACGAGCGGGTCAACCGCATCATGGCCGACGCGCAGCAGGTGGTGCGTGATCTCTACGGCCATTTCCTGAGCCATCCCAAGGATATGCCCTCCTCCTGGCATGACGACATCGACGGCCTCGGTTCCGAGCGGATGGCGCGCCGCGTGGCCGACTACATCGCCGGCATGACCGACCGCTACGCCCTCGACCAGCACGCCCGCTTCTTTGACTTGACGCCGGACTTGCGATAGGCGCCCGGCAACCAACCCGATCGGACCCCACCCCATGAACGTCTACGCGATCTTCGCCGATCACGTGCGCGCAGCCGTCGCCGCCCTTGCCGCCGAAGGACAGGTCTCCCAGGGCCTCGACCTCGCCCGCGTGGTGGTCGAGCCGCCGCGCGATGCGAGCCACGGCGACCTCGCCACCAACGCCGCCATGGTGCTGGCCAAGGATGCGGGCGTGAAGCCGCGCGACCTCGCCGAGCGCATCGCCGGCAAGCTCATGCAGGTGCAGGGCGTCGCCAAGGTGGACGTGGCCGGGCCGGGCTTCATCAATATCGGCCTCGACGCCACCTTCTGGCCCGCCGTGCTCGCGGCGCTGCTGCGGCAGGGCCTGGATTTCGGCCGCTCCCCGCTCGGGGCCGGCGAGAAGGTGAACGTGGAATACGTCTCCGCCAACCCCACGGGGCCCATGCATGTGGGCCATTGCCGGGGCGCGGTGTTCGGCGACGCGCTGGCGCGGCTGCTGGATTTCGCCGGCTTCGCCGTGACCAAGGAATATTACATCAACGATGCCGGCGCGCAGGTGGACGTGCTGGGCCGTTCCGCCTTCCTGCGCTACCGTGAGGCGGTGACCGGGGAGCCGGCGGACATTCCGGACGGGCTCTATCCGGGCGACTATCTCGTGCCCGTGGGCCAGGAGCTGGCCCGGATGCACGGCGGCGAATACATGGAGGCGCCGGAAGCCGAATGGCTGCCGATCTTCCGCAGCTTCGCCATCGGCGCCATGATGGTGATGATCCGCGACGACCTCGCGGCGCTGGGTATCGAGTTCGACGTGTTCTTCTCCGAACGGTCCCTTTCGGTGGGCGCCGTGGACAAGGTGGGCGCCACCATCGAGGCCCTGCGCACCACCGGCGAGGTCTATGAGGGCCGCCTGCCGCCGCCCAAGGGCGCGCCCATCGAGGATTGGGAGGATCGCGAGCAGACCCTGTTCCGCTCCACCGACTTCGGCGACGACGTGGACCGGCCGCTGAAGAAGTCGGACGGCAGCTACACCTATTTTGCCGGCGACATCGCCTACCACAAGGACAAGGTGGACCGCGGCTTCCTGAAGATGATCGACGTCTGGGGCGCCGACCACGGCGGCTATGTGAAGCGCATGCAGGCGGCGGTGAAGGCGGTATCCGGCGGCAGGGCGTCGCTGGATGTGGAGTTGATCCAGCTGGTGCGCCTGTTCCGCGCCGGCGAGCCGGTGCGCATGTCCAAGCGCGCGGGCTCGTTCGTCACCCTGCGCGAGGTGGTGGACGAGGTGGGGCGCGACGCGGTGCGCTTCATGATGCTGTTCCGCAAGAACGACGCGCCGCTCGACTTCGACCTGGCCAAGGTGATCGAGCAGTCGCGCGAGAACCCGGTGTTCTACGTGCAGTATGCCCACGCCCGCGCCAAGTCGATCCTGCGCAACGCGGCCGAGGCGTTCAAGGACCTGCCGCGGGAAGCGGCGGCGTTCGCTGGGGCGCCGCTCGACCGACTCGACGACGAGGGCGAACTTCTCGTGCTGCGCCGGCTGGCCGGCTGGCCGCGGCTCATCGAGCAGGCGGCGGCGGCGCGGGAGCCCCATCGCATCGCGTTCTTCCTGCACGATTTGGCCAGCGAGTTTCACGGCCAGTGGAACCGTGGAAAAGACTTGCCACATTTACGCTTCATTATGGAGAATGATCGAGAGTTGAGCTCGGCGCGCTTGGCATTGGTCCATGGCGTGGCTGCGGTGCTCGCCTCGGGTCTCAAAGTGCTGGGGGTGGAGGCCGTTGACGAGATGAAATGATTGCCCGCCCCGCGCCCCGACAGGGCGGTAGTGCCTGGGCCGGGATCCCCCCTCCGGGGCGAACGACAACGCATCGAGGCGATATGGGCGACGAAAGCAGGTTCCGCTACCGGCGTGACGATGGTGCCGCGGAGCGCGTGATGCGCGAACGCAGCGCGCCAGCTTCCTCGGGCGGGGGTGACCCCCTCGCCGAGCTTGCCCGACTGATCGGTGACAACGATCCGTTCGACGATTTCTCCGACATGCCGCCGCAGCAGGCCCCTCAGCGCCAGCTGACGGCGCCGCGCCCGGCCGCCGTGCCGCAGCCGGCCCATGCCGATCCTCGCCAGGCGCAGCGCGCACCCGCTTATGCCGCTCCGGCCGCGCGCCAGCCCGCCGCCCAGCCGGCTGCCTATTACGACGAGGACGATACGGACGACGATGCGACCGACTGGGCGCCCGCCCCGCAGGCCGCTCCCGCCGCCGCCCGGTACGCAAGTGCTCCGGCCCGCGTTGCGCCGTCTTCCCCCGCCTACCGCACGCAGGCCGAGGCTTCTTCGCCCTATCCCACCCAGGACGGGACGGTTCGGCTCGGCTACGGCTCTCTCGCGCGGACCATGCCGGCGCGTCCGCAGCCGGCCGTGGTCGACGATGAGGACGACTACGAGGACGATGTCCCGGCCCGGCCGGCGGCCACGCAGGCCCGCGGCGGGCAGTCCTATGCCTCGCAGGGATATGCCGCCCCTCAGGCCTATGCCGACGATGACAACGATGATCACACCTATGATGATCGCGCCGCCTATGGTCGTGGCCAAGATCCGCGCCAAGGGACTGCTGCGCGTCCCGCCGAGCCGCGCTATGGCGAGGCCCGCCCGGCGGACGCCCGCTACGAGGACGCCCGAGCCTACGGCACGCGCCGCGATGATCGTGACGACGAGGATGACGACCAGGCGGCCTACGCCTACTCCGCCCCCCGCCGGGACGACGACGCCTACGACGATTACGACGACGCCTACGATCCTGAATACGCCGACGAGGGCTATATGCCCCCCCACGGCGAGGACATCTACGACCAGGAGCCGCGCCGCCGCAGGGGGCGCATGGCGCTGCTGCTCGGCGTCTCCATCCTCGGCCTGCTGGTGGCCGGCGCGGCGGGCGTATTCGCCTACAACATGGCGGTGGGCAAGCACGCGATGAGTGCCAGCGGATCGCCGCCGGTGATCAAGGCCGACGCGGGCTCGTCCAAGACCGTCAATCCGACCCCGCCGCCGGCCGATCCGCAGCAGAAGCTCATCTACGACCGCCTCGGCGGCAATACCACCGCCGCCAACGAGCGGGTGGTGCCGCGCGAGGAGCAGCCGGTGGACGTGACCGCCGCCGTCTCCAAGTCCTACGCCGCCGCTCCGGATGCCGGCGCACCGTCCCAGCCGGCGCCGTCCGCCCAGGCCCAGGCGTCCACCCAGGCCCAGGTGTCCGCAGCCGGCGCCCCCAGCCTCAACGAGCCGAAGAAGGTCCGCACCCTCGCCGTCCGGGCCGACAGCGCCGCGCCGGCGGTGTCGGCCTCTCCGGTGACGGCCTATGCGGCCAATCCCGCGTCCTCGCTGCCCGACCCGGCCAGCGCGGCGACCGCCGCCGCGGCGCAGAATGCCGGCGCATCCAACGCCACCGCCATGCCGACGCCCCTGGCCAACGGCGCCTATGTGGTGCAGGTGGCGTCCCAGCGCACCGAGGCGGACGCCAACGGCTCCTGGCGCGCGCTCCAGCAGAAATACCCGAACATTCTCGGCAGCTACCGGGCAAGCGTGAAGAAGGCCGACCTGGGTGACCGGGGCATCTTCTTCCGCGCCCAGGTGGGACCGTTCGCCACGCGCGACCAGGCCAACCAGCTCTGCCAGGCGCTCCACGCTCAGGGTGGGGACTGCATCGTCGCAAAGAACTGAGGGTGACCGGCTGACGGATCCGCTCGCGATCGTCAGGCCGTCTCAGGAATAAGGGCCGCCGGTTCCCGCGAGGGACGGCGGCCCTTCCGATTCACGCCGCCTTGAGCGGCACGCCGAGGCGGCCGGCGAGATCCTGCACGAACTGGTAGGCGGTGCGGCCCGAGCGGGCGCCACGGGTGGTCGCCCATTCGAGCGCCTGCGGCCGCCATGCCTCTTCGCCGACCGGCAGGCCGTGGTGCGCCACATAGGCCGCCACCATGGCGAGGTATTCGTCCTGGCTGCACTTGTGGAAGCCCAGCCACAGGCCGAACCGGTCGGAGAGGGAGACCTTCTCCTCCACCGCCTCGCCGGGATTGATGGCGGTGGAGCGCTCGTTCTCCATCATGTCCCGGGGCAGCAGGTGGCGCCGGTTGGAGGTGGCGTAGAAGATCACATTGTCCGGACGCCCCTCGATGCCACCCTCCAGCACCGCCTTGAGCGACTTGTAGGAGGTATCATCCGCGTCGAAGGACAGGTCGTCGCAGAAGACGATGAAACGGTGGGCGGAGCGGCGCACCAGCCCCATGAGCAGCGGCAGGCTCTCGATATCCTCGCGATGGATCTCCACCAGCTTCAGCCGGGGGCCGTCCGGGGATGCCTGCGCGCGGTTGATGGACGCATGGGCGGCCTTGACCAGCGAGCTCTTGCCCATGCCGCGGGCGCCCCACAGCAGGGCGTTGTTGGCCGGCAGGCCGCGGGCGAAGCGCTCGGTGTTCTCGATCAGCTGGTCGCGCACGCGGTCGATGCCCTGCAGCAGCTCCATCTCCACCCGGTTCACCCGCGGCACCGGCTCGAAGCGGGCGGGCTCGGTGGCCCACACGAACGCGTCGGCGGCATCGAAATCGGGCTTGGCGATGGGGGCGGGGGCGAGGCGCTCCAGCGCGTCCGCGATGCGGGCAAGCAAGGCAAAGGTGGCGGTCTCGGTTTCCTGTCGATCTGGCATCTTGGTCCTCCCGGTGGCGGGATAGGACCCCGCTCGCCCGCCCGCAAGGCACCGGCGTGCGTTCGGCCGGCGCGAGCCATGCGCGGATCGCATGCAGCGGGGGGCGGCGGCCTTCGGCAAGGCTGCCTTAACTTCTCCGCATGCATCTGGGATGAACCCGATACCCGCGGCGCCGCCCGCGCCCGTTCTGCCGGAGGATGCCGATGATGCCCCGCACCGCGCTCCTTTTGCCCGTCCTCGTCGCGCTCGCCGGCCCTGCGCTGGCGGACGGGCAGGTGGTGGCGAAGACGTCCCTCAACCCGGACGGCACTACGTCCATGACCTATTCCAGCGCGGTGGACGACCTGGGCACCGTGTTCGGCATGGACCTGTCGACGGCGGCGGCGAGCGCCGCGCCCGTCCCGGCCGCCGGGGCGAGCGATCTTGCCGGCACCGCTTATGCCAAGGTCTCGCTGCGGAGCCTGCCCGACTGGATGCTGTGGCAGAAGAATACGGTGAATGTCTCGCTCAGCCCCACGGACGCCAGGGGCAAGGTCGCCACCACCTTCGAGCGCACCATTCCCCTCGTGGACGGCATCGACGCGGTGTTCGCCGACAGCTATGCGGTCGCCGGCGGAGCGCAGGCGTGGGAGACCGACAAGACGGTGAGCCTGAAGCTGGCCGAGACGGGCACCACCTTCTCCCTGGCCACCAAGGCGACGCAGGAGACCCCGAAGCTGCTGCCCTCGGTGAGCGCGCAGCAGAAGCTGTTCGGCGACGTCAGCGTCACCACCTCGCTCGCCGATACGGGCTCGACCCTCAACAAGAGCATCACCGCCGGCTTCTCCCACCGCTGGTGAGCGGTCAGCCGGTGATCACGGCGTAGAGGAAGCGCGCCGCGATCAGCAGCATGAACAGGCCGAAGGCCATCTCCAGGTGCCGGCGGGCGAGCCGGTGTGCGAGGCGCGCCCCGAACGGCGCGACGAAGGCGGCCAGGGGCGCGATGCACAGGAAGCCGATCACCGACACGTAGCCGATGGACAAGGGCGGCAGCTCGGACAGGTGCGGCCAGCCGGCGATGGCATAGCCGATGACGCCGGGGATGGGGATGATGATGCCGATGCCGGCGGACGTGGCCACCGCCGCGTGGATCGGCACGCCGTACAGCAGCAGGATGTTGGTGGCGATGCCGCCGCCGGAGATCCCCACCAGGGACGAGGCCAGGCCGATGAAGAAGCCGTAGGCCCGCATGGCGCCGGCGCCCGGCAGGTGGTCGGAGACTGTGATGTCGTTGCGGCCGACGAGGCTTTTCAGCCCGAGCAGGCCGATGACCAGCACGAAGGCGGCCTGCAGCACCCGTCCCGGCGCCACCGCCGCGATGGCGCTTCCGGCGATGATGCCGATGATGGCCGGCGCGCGCCAGGTGCGCACCACCCCCGGCAGCACCGCGCCCTTGGCCATGTGGGCCCGTTGGGAGGTGATGGCGGTGGGGATGATGACCGCCAGCGAGGTGCCGACACACAGTTGCATCCGCACGGAATCGCTCACCCCGATGATGCCGAACACCTCGTAGAGCACCGGCACGATGACCCCGCCCCCGCCCACGCCGAACAGCCCGGCGATCAGCCCGGTGAGCACGCCGCCCGCCAGAAGCGCGGCGAGCAGGACGGCCAGTTCATCGAGGGGGACGGATTGCAGCATGGGATGTCCGGGGCAGGCGGAACACCGGTCGCGCGACGGCCGGTTCAGCCGGCGCGGACCGGAAACGGGAAGACGGGGGCGATCAAGTGGCGTGGATTCGGTCTTCTGTCCACCATCCGCGCCGCATGCGGCGCGGGCCAAGCCGCGCATTCCACGCAGGCCTGGCGCAATGGGGAGGCGGCGGCGGGCCGATCAGGCGGCGATGGGATCGCGCCGGCGCACCTCGTCCACGGCGGAGCGCAGCACGTCGAGCCCGGCGCCCGGCATGATGGCCTCGGTCGACAGGCGCCGGCGGAAGATGCGCGCGCCCTTGCGGCCGCCGAACAGGCCCAGCATGTGGCGGGTGATGTCGCTGAGGCGGCCGCCGGCCTCAAGGTGCCGCGCCACATAGGGCTCGAACGCCTCCAGCGCCGCGAAGGTATCCGCATGAGGTGCGGGGGCGCCGAAGAGGAGCGGGTCCACCGCGTGCAGCAGCTCCGGCTCATGGTAGGCCGCCCGCCCCAGCATCATGCCGTCGAGGCCGTGGCCCTCGGCCAGCCCCTGCTCCAGGCTGGTCAGGCCCCCATTGAGGGAGATGGGCAGGTCCGGCAGGCGCGCTTTCAGCCGCCGCACCCGGTCGTAGTCGAGGGGCGGGATATCCCGGTTCTCGCGGGGCGACAGGCCATTCAGCCACGCCTTGCGGGCATGGACGATGAGCCCGTCCACCCCCGCCGCCACCACCGCGTCGGCGAGGGTGTCCAGGGCTTCCTCGGGGTCCTGCTCGTCCACGCCGATGCGGCACTTGACGGTGACCGGAAGCGTGACGGCGGCCTTCATGGCGGCGACGCTGTCGGCGACGGTGCCGGGCTCGCGCATGAGGCAGGCGCCGAAATTGCCGCCCTGCACCCGGTCGGAGGGGCAGCCCACGTTCAGGTTGATCTCGTCATAGCCGAAATCGGCGCAGATGCGGGCCGCCTGCGCGAGCTGCGCCGGATCGCTGCCGCCGAGCTGCACCGCCACCGGGTGTTCGTTCGCCGCGAAGCCGAGCAGCCGGTCGCGGTCGCCATGCAGGATGGCGGGGGCGGTGACCATTTCCGTATAAAGCCGCGCATGGCGCGAGAAGGTACGATGGAAGGCGCGGCAGTGCCGGTCCGTCCAATCCATCATGGGCGCAATGGCAAATCCAAATGATTGATTTTTCGACATTATCTTTGTGGTTTCAAGGCATTGGGCCGCGTCGTGTGCACTCGATTTTTCGCCACGATACGCCCCAATTTCCGATTTTTCGACGCGTGAGTGCGGTGCACACAGAGCGCGCACGGATTGGCGACCCTCCCTATACTAAAATCCGGCTCCTGGAGAACCCAGATCCGTCGGAAGGGGCAGTACGTCAGCGAGACGTTCCTGCGCCGCAAGGATGCCGGGGAATGGGCGCTCGACATGGAGCGCCGCATCGATCGCCAGGAACCCGCCGTCACGCGCAGGTCGCGTGACGCGAAACGCTTCCGCGCTCACGCGGCGCCGTGGTGAAGGTGCGCGTCGTCGGTCTGCGACAGCCGGGCGTCAGCGCGCGCCCGTAAGGGTCTCGCCGAACAGCTGGCGATTGCCGGAGGGCTGGCAGCGCCAGTATTGGGGGGCGGCCTCCACGCTGGCGCCCAGCTCCGCCGCCGCATGCCAGGGCCAGCGCGGGTCGTAGAGGAGGCCGCGGGCCAGGGCCACCATGTCGGCCTCGCCCGTGGCGACGATGCGCTCCGCCAGGGCCGGCTGGGTGATGAGCCCCACCGCCACGGTGGGCATGCCCGTCGCCGCCTTCACCGCCGCCGCGAATGGCACCTGGTAGCCGGCACCGAGGGTGATCTTCTGCAGGGGGGACACTCCCCCCGACGACACGTCGATGAAGTCCGCGCCATGGGCCTTCAGCGCGCGGGCGAAGACGATGGACTGGTCGAGGTCCCAGCCGCCCTCCACCCAGTCGGTGGCGGAGATGCGCATGCCCACCGGCCGGTCGTCCGGAAACGCGGCGCGCACGGCATCGAACACCTCCAGCGGGAAGCGCATGCGGTTCTCCAGCGAGCCGCCATAGGCATCGGTGCGCCGGTTGGCGAGGGGCGAGAGGAACTGGTGCAGCAGATAGCCGTGGGCGCCATGGAGCTCGATGGCGTCGATGCCGAGGCGCGCCGCCCTTCGTGCCGCCGATACGAAGGCCGTGCGCACCCGCGCGAGGCCCTCCGCGTCCAGCGCCTGGGGCGGCGGTTCGCTCTCCTTGTGGGGCACGGCGGACGGAGCGAAGGGATGCCAGCCGCCCGCCTCCGGCGGGAGCAGGGCGCCGCCCTTCCAGGGCACATTGCTCGACGCCTTGCGCCCCGCATGGCCGAGCTGCACCGCGACCGGCATGCGCGAATAGGCGCGCACCGCGGTGAGAACGCGGGCGAGGGCTGCTTCGGTGCGGTCGTCCCACAGGCCGAGGTCGTGCGGAGAGATGCGGCCGGCCGGCTCCACCGCCGTCGCCTCCAGGCACAGCAGGCCCGCGCCGGAAAGGGCCATCTGGCCGAGGTGGATCAGGTGCCAGTCGGTGGCGGCGCCCTCGTCCGCCGAATATTGGCACATGGGGGACACGACGATGCGGTTGGCCAGCGTGACGCCCCGCAGGGCCAGGGGGGAGAACAGGGCGCTCATGGGGCTCGCCAGTTTGGGGAGGGCAGGGGAACGGCATTGTCGGCCAAGACGGTCGGCGCGTGGATGGACCGCTGGGCCTCAGGGTGCATCAAGCACGCCCGGGTCCGCGTAGGAGACATGGGCGCTGACGATGCGCCAGCCCTCCGGCAGGCGCACCCAGGCCTGGCTCTGGCGGCCGATGCGGGTCTCCCCCTCGTTGCGGAACACCGCATTGGCGCTCGCCATATGGGTGCCGAAGGTGGTGACCACGTAGGACAGGAGCGCGCGCGGCCGCGGCGCGGCGGGGCGGGCCGCACGGAAGGCGACGATGGCGTCGCGGCCGTAGAGGTGCTCCGCGGCGCCGAAGCGCAGGGTGAGCGGGCTGTCCCAGAACAGGTCCCGCAGCGCATCGAGATCGTTGGCGACCAGCGCCGCCTCATAGCTGAGGAAGGCGGCCTCGGCCTCGGCATGCACATCCGGCAGATCGATATTCATGGCGGGTCCTCTTGCCATCGGCCCCGGTACGCGACCGGAGCCGGGTGGGTTCGCGCACGGGCCGCGCAGGCGTCGGGCGTCAGGGGGCCGGGCGATCGAGCCACGCGATGTGCCGCGCCACGGAGCGGGCCATGGCCTCCTGCGCCCCGGCGGGGATGAGGCCGTTCCAGAAGGCGCCATAAATCGCGTCATAGGCGAACGGCGCGACCCGCGCCGCCACCTGCGCCACCGCTTGCGCGCCGAGCGGGATGAAGTTCGGATAGGAGCGCATGAAGCCCAGGTGCTTGCGGTCCGCCACCACCTGGAGGAGGTCGCCGGAGAGCAGCGCGCCGCGCCCGCCTGCGCCCGCCGCCCAGTGGGCCACCGTGCCGCCCTCGAAATGGCCGCCGCTGCGCACCAACGTGAAGCCGGGCGCGATCTCCAGCGTTTCCCCCTCCCAGAAGCGGATTGAGGGATCCGGGCGCATCACCCATTCCGCATCCGCCTTGTGGAGATAGACGGGGATGCCGCCGAAGGCGCGGCTCCAGTCCACCAGCGTGGTGTAATAATGCGGGTGGGAGATGGCGATGGCGGTGAGGCCGCCGAGGCCCTTGATGAGATCCACCATGGCCGGGCTCACCAGGCTGACGCAGTCCCACATCACGGTCCCGGCGGGCGTGGGCACGAGGAGCGCGCGCTGGTTGATGCCGAAGGCGGGGGCGATGCCCAGCGCCATCAGCTCGCCTTCGTAGCGAAAGATGGGGCTGTGGGTCACCTGGAGGCGCTCCAGCGTGGTCCAGGCCTGGCCGGTGGCGGCCACGAACTGGCGCTCCTCCTCGCAGATCAGGCACCGGGCCGGAGGCTCCGGCGTCGGGGCATATTGGGTGCCGCAGGTGGTGCAGATGAAGGCTGTCATGGATGCCTCGCCGTGTTGCCGACCCGCAGGTCAGGCCAGTTCCCTCGGGGCCTCCTGCGGTGCCAGGAGCGGCACGGCGCAGGCGTCGTAGCAGAACAGCCAGTCGGGATCGGTGGGGCCGCGGAACCAGGTGTTGGCCACGGAGATGCGCTGCACCTTGTTGGTGCGCGGCATGCGGTTTGCGGCGTACCAGGAGAACGCCGTGGCGGGGTCGTCATGGCCGATGTCGGCGAGGCAGCGGGCGAGCACCGCGCCGTCCTCGATGGCCATGGCGGCGCCGGAGGCCATGTAGGGCCGCAGCGGGTGGCAGGCGTCGCCCAGCAGCACCACGTTGCCCCGGCTCCAGCAATCCACCGGCTCGCGGTCGAACACCGGCCACATGGTCACCTCCGGCGCCGCCGCCACCACCTGCTGCAACTCGGGATGGTAGCCGTCGAAGGCGGCGATGAAGGCGTCGCGGTCGCACGGCAGGAAGGACTGGGGCGAGGTCCATTCGCGATGGGGCACGCTGGAGACCACGTAGACCTCCTCCCGCGCCTGGGTCATGTAATAGACGAGGATGTGGCTGCCCTCGCC
This window contains:
- a CDS encoding MBL fold metallo-hydrolase, translating into MTAFICTTCGTQYAPTPEPPARCLICEEERQFVAATGQAWTTLERLQVTHSPIFRYEGELMALGIAPAFGINQRALLVPTPAGTVMWDCVSLVSPAMVDLIKGLGGLTAIAISHPHYYTTLVDWSRAFGGIPVYLHKADAEWVMRPDPSIRFWEGETLEIAPGFTLVRSGGHFEGGTVAHWAAGAGGRGALLSGDLLQVVADRKHLGFMRSYPNFIPLGAQAVAQVAARVAPFAYDAIYGAFWNGLIPAGAQEAMARSVARHIAWLDRPAP
- a CDS encoding sulfite exporter TauE/SafE family protein, with protein sequence MLQSVPLDELAVLLAALLAGGVLTGLIAGLFGVGGGGVIVPVLYEVFGIIGVSDSVRMQLCVGTSLAVIIPTAITSQRAHMAKGAVLPGVVRTWRAPAIIGIIAGSAIAAVAPGRVLQAAFVLVIGLLGLKSLVGRNDITVSDHLPGAGAMRAYGFFIGLASSLVGISGGGIATNILLLYGVPIHAAVATSAGIGIIIPIPGVIGYAIAGWPHLSELPPLSIGYVSVIGFLCIAPLAAFVAPFGARLAHRLARRHLEMAFGLFMLLIAARFLYAVITG
- the dusA gene encoding tRNA dihydrouridine(20/20a) synthase DusA, which codes for MMDWTDRHCRAFHRTFSRHARLYTEMVTAPAILHGDRDRLLGFAANEHPVAVQLGGSDPAQLAQAARICADFGYDEINLNVGCPSDRVQGGNFGACLMREPGTVADSVAAMKAAVTLPVTVKCRIGVDEQDPEEALDTLADAVVAAGVDGLIVHARKAWLNGLSPRENRDIPPLDYDRVRRLKARLPDLPISLNGGLTSLEQGLAEGHGLDGMMLGRAAYHEPELLHAVDPLLFGAPAPHADTFAALEAFEPYVARHLEAGGRLSDITRHMLGLFGGRKGARIFRRRLSTEAIMPGAGLDVLRSAVDEVRRRDPIAA
- the argS gene encoding arginine--tRNA ligase: MNVYAIFADHVRAAVAALAAEGQVSQGLDLARVVVEPPRDASHGDLATNAAMVLAKDAGVKPRDLAERIAGKLMQVQGVAKVDVAGPGFINIGLDATFWPAVLAALLRQGLDFGRSPLGAGEKVNVEYVSANPTGPMHVGHCRGAVFGDALARLLDFAGFAVTKEYYINDAGAQVDVLGRSAFLRYREAVTGEPADIPDGLYPGDYLVPVGQELARMHGGEYMEAPEAEWLPIFRSFAIGAMMVMIRDDLAALGIEFDVFFSERSLSVGAVDKVGATIEALRTTGEVYEGRLPPPKGAPIEDWEDREQTLFRSTDFGDDVDRPLKKSDGSYTYFAGDIAYHKDKVDRGFLKMIDVWGADHGGYVKRMQAAVKAVSGGRASLDVELIQLVRLFRAGEPVRMSKRAGSFVTLREVVDEVGRDAVRFMMLFRKNDAPLDFDLAKVIEQSRENPVFYVQYAHARAKSILRNAAEAFKDLPREAAAFAGAPLDRLDDEGELLVLRRLAGWPRLIEQAAAAREPHRIAFFLHDLASEFHGQWNRGKDLPHLRFIMENDRELSSARLALVHGVAAVLASGLKVLGVEAVDEMK
- a CDS encoding ATP-binding protein; translation: MPDRQETETATFALLARIADALERLAPAPIAKPDFDAADAFVWATEPARFEPVPRVNRVEMELLQGIDRVRDQLIENTERFARGLPANNALLWGARGMGKSSLVKAAHASINRAQASPDGPRLKLVEIHREDIESLPLLMGLVRRSAHRFIVFCDDLSFDADDTSYKSLKAVLEGGIEGRPDNVIFYATSNRRHLLPRDMMENERSTAINPGEAVEEKVSLSDRFGLWLGFHKCSQDEYLAMVAAYVAHHGLPVGEEAWRPQALEWATTRGARSGRTAYQFVQDLAGRLGVPLKAA
- the hpxZ gene encoding oxalurate catabolism protein HpxZ codes for the protein MNIDLPDVHAEAEAAFLSYEAALVANDLDALRDLFWDSPLTLRFGAAEHLYGRDAIVAFRAARPAAPRPRALLSYVVTTFGTHMASANAVFRNEGETRIGRQSQAWVRLPEGWRIVSAHVSYADPGVLDAP
- a CDS encoding SPOR domain-containing protein, whose protein sequence is MRERSAPASSGGGDPLAELARLIGDNDPFDDFSDMPPQQAPQRQLTAPRPAAVPQPAHADPRQAQRAPAYAAPAARQPAAQPAAYYDEDDTDDDATDWAPAPQAAPAAARYASAPARVAPSSPAYRTQAEASSPYPTQDGTVRLGYGSLARTMPARPQPAVVDDEDDYEDDVPARPAATQARGGQSYASQGYAAPQAYADDDNDDHTYDDRAAYGRGQDPRQGTAARPAEPRYGEARPADARYEDARAYGTRRDDRDDEDDDQAAYAYSAPRRDDDAYDDYDDAYDPEYADEGYMPPHGEDIYDQEPRRRRGRMALLLGVSILGLLVAGAAGVFAYNMAVGKHAMSASGSPPVIKADAGSSKTVNPTPPPADPQQKLIYDRLGGNTTAANERVVPREEQPVDVTAAVSKSYAAAPDAGAPSQPAPSAQAQASTQAQVSAAGAPSLNEPKKVRTLAVRADSAAPAVSASPVTAYAANPASSLPDPASAATAAAAQNAGASNATAMPTPLANGAYVVQVASQRTEADANGSWRALQQKYPNILGSYRASVKKADLGDRGIFFRAQVGPFATRDQANQLCQALHAQGGDCIVAKN
- a CDS encoding NADH:flavin oxidoreductase/NADH oxidase → MSALFSPLALRGVTLANRIVVSPMCQYSADEGAATDWHLIHLGQMALSGAGLLCLEATAVEPAGRISPHDLGLWDDRTEAALARVLTAVRAYSRMPVAVQLGHAGRKASSNVPWKGGALLPPEAGGWHPFAPSAVPHKESEPPPQALDAEGLARVRTAFVSAARRAARLGIDAIELHGAHGYLLHQFLSPLANRRTDAYGGSLENRMRFPLEVFDAVRAAFPDDRPVGMRISATDWVEGGWDLDQSIVFARALKAHGADFIDVSSGGVSPLQKITLGAGYQVPFAAAVKAATGMPTVAVGLITQPALAERIVATGEADMVALARGLLYDPRWPWHAAAELGASVEAAPQYWRCQPSGNRQLFGETLTGAR